One Pseudodesulfovibrio cashew DNA window includes the following coding sequences:
- a CDS encoding RNA polymerase sigma factor, with the protein MDENYEAEIIREVLLGNPQPFEKLVREYQGPVYGLMLRTVQEPDIAADLAQEAFTKAYARLESFRLGKRFFPWLYTLALNVARDYMRKRGSDLHVFMDDPQDAGPSEDSGAEQERMEARLDGATVFEYVSEMPPKYREALILRFRHDFTMKEIADTLGITVSGAKMRVGRGLDMLRHQFKEVSNVR; encoded by the coding sequence ATGGACGAAAATTACGAAGCCGAGATTATACGCGAGGTGCTGCTGGGCAATCCGCAGCCCTTCGAGAAACTGGTGCGCGAGTACCAGGGTCCCGTGTATGGGCTCATGCTTCGTACCGTTCAGGAGCCCGACATAGCCGCAGACCTGGCCCAGGAGGCCTTTACCAAGGCCTATGCACGGCTGGAGTCCTTCCGGCTCGGAAAGCGGTTTTTTCCCTGGCTCTATACCTTGGCTCTCAATGTTGCCAGGGACTACATGCGCAAGCGGGGGAGCGATCTCCACGTGTTCATGGACGATCCGCAGGACGCGGGGCCGTCCGAGGACAGCGGAGCGGAGCAGGAGAGGATGGAGGCCCGGTTGGACGGGGCGACCGTCTTCGAGTATGTTTCTGAAATGCCCCCCAAGTACCGGGAGGCGCTGATTCTCCGGTTTCGGCACGACTTCACCATGAAGGAAATAGCCGATACGCTGGGAATCACGGTGAGCGGTGCCAAGATGCGTGTAGGTAGAGGGCTCGACATGTTGCGACATCAATTCAAGGAGGTGTCCAATGTCCGGTAA
- a CDS encoding alginate lyase family protein has protein sequence MTRRIIPALTLLLILAAATAWAGKVPKTILYSPEVLAETKRRVQERDPAIMPAYRELLRQADLAIKTPAETVVFKPAPPPGGTKHDYWSVAPYWWPDEASPNGLPYVRHDGETNPEAASKAYDRQRLRTTAANALTLAQAWYLTGSEEYAGKGSALIWSWCCDSVTRMTPHLRFAQMRRGDRPGKWETSPSGIIEGRELIKIAEAARLLEPSHAWSAVVTNKLTKWFEKYLHWLLTSPQGRREAGADNNHGVWYDAQVAVIALYAGKTNLARSVVGTSAAKRLSLEVEGNGAMPRELERTRSRHYTFFTLEAFFTLAAVGDRTGIDLWRWTDGQGRSLRRAFDYAAPYLAKEEPWPFGHTGRYDPFAFTPLFHRAAMVYKEDRYRDYLKALPEAERLRDRAQLFH, from the coding sequence GTGACCCGCAGGATCATCCCCGCCCTGACGCTGCTCCTCATCCTGGCAGCCGCCACGGCGTGGGCCGGAAAAGTTCCCAAGACCATCCTCTACTCACCCGAAGTCCTGGCCGAGACCAAGCGGCGCGTGCAGGAGCGCGACCCGGCGATCATGCCCGCCTACAGGGAGCTACTACGGCAGGCGGATCTGGCGATAAAAACCCCGGCCGAGACCGTGGTCTTCAAGCCTGCGCCCCCGCCGGGCGGCACCAAGCACGACTACTGGTCCGTGGCGCCTTACTGGTGGCCGGACGAGGCGTCCCCCAACGGCCTGCCCTACGTCCGCCACGACGGCGAAACCAATCCCGAAGCCGCGTCCAAAGCCTACGACCGGCAACGGCTGCGCACTACCGCGGCCAACGCCCTGACGCTGGCCCAGGCCTGGTATCTCACGGGCAGCGAAGAATATGCAGGCAAGGGCAGCGCACTCATCTGGTCATGGTGCTGCGACTCGGTGACGCGCATGACCCCGCACCTGCGCTTTGCCCAGATGCGACGGGGCGACCGGCCCGGCAAATGGGAGACTTCGCCCTCGGGCATCATCGAGGGGCGCGAACTGATCAAGATAGCCGAGGCGGCCCGCCTGCTGGAGCCCTCCCACGCCTGGAGCGCGGTCGTGACCAACAAGCTCACCAAGTGGTTCGAGAAGTACCTGCACTGGCTGCTGACTTCCCCGCAAGGACGCAGGGAGGCTGGAGCGGACAACAACCACGGAGTCTGGTACGACGCCCAGGTGGCGGTTATCGCCCTGTACGCGGGCAAAACCAACCTGGCCCGCTCCGTGGTCGGCACCTCCGCGGCCAAGCGGCTGTCCCTGGAGGTGGAAGGCAACGGGGCCATGCCACGGGAGCTGGAACGCACCCGCTCGCGCCACTATACCTTTTTCACTCTCGAGGCGTTCTTCACCCTGGCCGCCGTGGGAGACCGCACGGGCATAGACCTCTGGCGCTGGACCGACGGCCAAGGGCGCTCCCTGCGACGGGCCTTCGACTATGCCGCGCCCTATCTGGCCAAGGAAGAACCCTGGCCCTTCGGCCACACGGGCCGGTATGATCCCTTCGCCTTCACACCCCTTTTCCACCGGGCGGCCATGGTGTATAAGGAGGACCGTTACCGGGATTATCTGAAGGCGCTGCCCGAAGCGGAACGCCTGCGCGACCGCGCCCAACTCTTTCACTAG
- a CDS encoding substrate-binding periplasmic protein, which produces MRILTSFVLLFCCFAATASAGEILEFGMPDDYINRQSLAVLKAAYSRLGIEVEGKPMPAGRALIESKEGRTDGEVGRIKALETQLPNLVRIPVPINHLRGMACIHDPTLPVSDWKSLAPYRVGICRGVRFAEAHTRELRRVVSRTTPEELMELLDSHRVDVVVLTESNIRAWKEAHPYKTVTVCPKPLIEVHIYHYLNRKYVHLVPQLTAILQEMLNSGELDSILESVAVR; this is translated from the coding sequence ATGCGCATTTTGACGAGCTTCGTCCTGTTGTTCTGCTGTTTCGCCGCCACCGCGTCGGCGGGAGAGATACTCGAGTTCGGCATGCCGGACGACTACATCAACCGGCAGTCCCTGGCCGTGCTCAAGGCCGCGTATTCACGACTGGGAATAGAGGTCGAGGGCAAGCCCATGCCCGCCGGACGAGCCCTGATCGAATCAAAGGAAGGACGAACCGACGGTGAAGTCGGACGCATCAAGGCGCTGGAGACCCAGCTCCCGAATCTCGTACGAATACCGGTTCCCATCAACCACCTGCGGGGCATGGCCTGCATCCATGACCCGACCCTTCCGGTATCCGATTGGAAAAGCCTGGCCCCCTACCGAGTGGGCATCTGCCGGGGAGTCCGCTTTGCCGAAGCCCACACCCGGGAGTTGCGCAGGGTTGTTTCCCGAACAACGCCCGAAGAACTCATGGAACTTCTCGATTCACACCGGGTCGACGTCGTGGTTCTGACCGAAAGCAACATCCGGGCGTGGAAAGAGGCCCATCCCTACAAGACTGTCACCGTCTGTCCCAAACCGCTGATCGAGGTTCACATATACCACTACCTCAATCGAAAGTACGTGCATCTTGTCCCGCAACTTACCGCCATATTGCAGGAAATGCTCAATTCGGGAGAGCTGGACTCCATCCTCGAGAGTGTTGCCGTACGGTAG
- a CDS encoding substrate-binding periplasmic protein: MQVTGPSRTRFSRPPVASALAALILLLLLALPAWAEKTLYLGGAVHEVTAVSFEILKAAYAKLGIKAKTRFYPSKRAVSESAAGFTDGEVNRVNGLEKTFPTLIQVPVPINSIDSIAYSLETPMRVDGWDSLKNLRIGIMRGIRYAEIATRDMKHVTTRDSYDQLFDLLRRHRLDVVISSRPEGYWPEGYWQEKRLGDVGIITNEPPVVSFALYHYLHEKNRELVPAITRVLKSMRESGEMEHIRQEATREYRQKEHP, from the coding sequence ATGCAAGTAACCGGGCCATCCCGGACACGATTTTCCCGGCCTCCTGTTGCAAGCGCCCTTGCCGCGCTGATCCTCCTTCTGCTCCTCGCTCTCCCGGCCTGGGCGGAAAAAACCCTATACCTGGGCGGGGCCGTTCACGAAGTCACTGCCGTCTCTTTTGAAATCCTCAAGGCGGCGTATGCCAAGCTCGGCATCAAGGCGAAGACTCGATTCTATCCTTCCAAGCGAGCCGTGAGCGAATCGGCGGCGGGCTTCACCGACGGCGAGGTCAATCGGGTAAATGGCCTGGAAAAGACCTTCCCGACACTCATCCAGGTGCCGGTGCCAATCAACAGCATAGACAGCATCGCCTACTCGCTTGAAACGCCGATGCGAGTGGACGGCTGGGACAGCCTCAAGAACTTGCGAATCGGCATCATGCGGGGCATCCGCTATGCGGAGATCGCGACACGGGACATGAAGCACGTCACGACCAGGGACTCCTACGACCAGCTCTTCGACCTGCTCAGGCGGCACAGGCTGGACGTGGTCATCTCCTCCAGGCCGGAAGGCTACTGGCCGGAAGGCTACTGGCAGGAAAAGAGACTGGGCGACGTCGGCATCATCACCAACGAACCTCCCGTGGTGAGCTTTGCGCTGTACCACTACCTGCACGAGAAGAACAGGGAACTCGTCCCGGCCATCACCCGTGTCCTGAAATCAATGCGCGAGAGCGGAGAGATGGAACACATCCGCCAAGAAGCAACTCGCGAATACCGCCAAAAGGAGCACCCATGA
- a CDS encoding acyl-[acyl-carrier-protein] thioesterase, with protein sequence MTTNNPMVFDYTYDIRSYEPQPGGSVCITAICDQMQDIASRHADTLGFGYGDLQATGHFWVLARVFLTMDRLPGFGESCRLRTWPSGIERLVATRDFLIHDAKGVIGRATSNWVALDLETHHASKPEAVFGDRVFPDVERAAALPGKAVPRLKEGEHATTLTSRRADQDINNHVNSVRYAEFCMESVPQSWLDSHACLALDLQFRNESQAGDTYAAACSEAGPDNGRETLLHSLKRTSDDKEIVRMRSWWEAL encoded by the coding sequence ATGACAACTAATAATCCCATGGTCTTTGACTATACCTACGATATCCGCTCCTATGAACCACAGCCCGGAGGCAGCGTCTGCATCACCGCCATCTGCGACCAGATGCAGGACATCGCCTCGCGGCACGCAGACACCCTCGGTTTCGGGTACGGCGACCTCCAGGCCACCGGTCACTTCTGGGTCCTGGCCCGCGTCTTCCTGACCATGGACCGGCTGCCCGGCTTCGGCGAAAGCTGCCGCCTGCGGACCTGGCCCTCAGGCATCGAACGGCTGGTGGCCACCCGTGACTTTCTCATCCACGACGCAAAAGGCGTCATTGGGCGAGCCACCAGCAACTGGGTCGCCCTGGACCTCGAAACCCACCACGCCAGCAAGCCCGAGGCCGTTTTCGGCGACCGCGTATTCCCGGACGTGGAGCGGGCCGCCGCCCTGCCGGGCAAGGCCGTTCCCCGGCTCAAGGAAGGAGAGCACGCCACAACGCTCACCTCCCGCCGCGCCGACCAGGACATAAACAACCACGTCAACTCCGTGCGCTACGCCGAGTTCTGCATGGAGAGCGTACCGCAATCCTGGCTGGACTCGCATGCCTGCCTGGCCTTGGACCTTCAGTTCCGCAACGAATCCCAAGCCGGGGACACCTACGCGGCTGCTTGTTCAGAGGCCGGGCCCGACAATGGCAGGGAAACCCTGCTTCACAGCCTGAAGCGAACCTCGGACGACAAGGAAATCGTCCGCATGCGGTCCTGGTGGGAGGCGCTGTAA
- a CDS encoding GNAT family N-acetyltransferase, whose translation MSPALRFDTKGVDWDEAADIFRRAPLGEREPAKLRRTFENSDLVCFARDGETLVGMARALSDFEQQSVIYDVCMLPEYQGQGLGSRIMKAMLERLDTPSCVLWAVPGKEGFYEKFGFHPMLTAMARVADPEEHAAKGYIRL comes from the coding sequence ATGAGCCCGGCACTGCGCTTCGACACGAAGGGGGTGGACTGGGACGAGGCCGCCGATATCTTCCGGCGCGCCCCGCTGGGTGAACGCGAACCCGCGAAGCTCCGGCGAACCTTCGAAAACAGCGATTTAGTCTGTTTCGCCCGGGACGGAGAAACGCTGGTGGGCATGGCCCGCGCTCTGTCCGACTTCGAGCAGCAGTCGGTCATCTATGACGTGTGCATGCTCCCGGAGTATCAGGGGCAAGGGCTGGGCTCTCGTATCATGAAAGCGATGCTGGAAAGGCTGGATACGCCCAGCTGCGTGCTCTGGGCCGTACCGGGCAAGGAAGGGTTCTACGAAAAATTTGGGTTCCACCCCATGCTCACGGCCATGGCCAGGGTCGCCGACCCGGAGGAACATGCGGCCAAGGGCTACATCCGGCTCTGA
- a CDS encoding DNA repair protein RecN — translation MLELLRIRNLALIEDVELEFSTGLNTLTGETGAGKSFIMRAVDFLLGERMEAKLVRPGAEKASVEALFVLPEGETVVRRELSAETGRSRVFINDTLSSQPTIRDMRHKLVVHTSQHGQQKLLSPAFQAEILDSFLPDQGLLAKRNDRLAVLNDVLERRRQILAKFDDIEKQRDFLEYQRKEIDAVDPQPGEENDLEERKKVLKDQERAGECLQNALNVLHGEIGLLDAMTLLTREMEIISRLFPGFEDDRDAIEELRMLLHDLDSRLRKGPKSLGGDEENMSIDDIEKRLFELARLKRKLRRGLDEIVDLKAEIDENLSFMDAAALDLKALGAEEEKAATELRDVLDKLNKARKKAAKTLAILIVDELQDLGFSEHVKVHFDFEARELHPGCLDMRGRLMWVPNPGQPAQPLEKIASGGELSRFLLALVTLRGSNEAEPVLPTLIFDEVDAGIGGLTLNSVGNKLRALADRQQMLLITHWPQLAGKADRHFLIQKEVLDDETYTRCDRLEGKKIKAELSRMAGGGEQGDALAEKLCK, via the coding sequence ATGCTCGAACTGCTCCGCATCCGCAATCTCGCGCTCATCGAAGACGTGGAACTGGAATTCTCCACCGGCCTGAACACCCTCACGGGTGAGACCGGGGCGGGCAAGTCCTTCATCATGCGCGCCGTGGACTTCCTCCTGGGCGAACGCATGGAGGCCAAACTGGTCCGGCCAGGCGCGGAGAAAGCCTCGGTTGAGGCCCTCTTCGTCCTGCCCGAGGGAGAGACAGTTGTCCGACGCGAGCTCTCCGCCGAAACAGGCAGGAGCCGGGTCTTCATCAACGACACCCTCTCATCCCAGCCGACCATAAGGGACATGCGTCATAAGCTGGTCGTTCACACCAGCCAGCACGGGCAGCAGAAACTGCTCTCCCCGGCCTTCCAGGCGGAAATTCTGGACTCCTTCCTGCCCGACCAGGGGCTCCTGGCCAAACGCAACGACCGGCTCGCAGTCCTCAACGACGTGCTGGAACGCAGGCGCCAGATCCTGGCCAAGTTCGACGACATCGAGAAGCAGCGCGACTTCCTGGAGTATCAGCGCAAGGAGATCGATGCGGTGGACCCGCAACCGGGCGAGGAGAACGATCTGGAAGAGCGGAAGAAAGTACTCAAGGACCAGGAGCGGGCCGGTGAATGCCTGCAGAACGCCCTGAACGTCCTGCATGGGGAGATCGGCCTGCTGGACGCCATGACCCTGCTCACCAGGGAAATGGAGATCATCTCCCGCCTCTTCCCCGGGTTCGAGGATGACCGGGACGCCATCGAGGAGTTGCGCATGCTACTCCACGACCTGGACTCCCGCCTGCGCAAGGGCCCCAAGAGCCTCGGCGGCGACGAAGAGAACATGAGCATCGACGACATCGAAAAGCGCCTCTTCGAGCTGGCCCGGCTCAAACGCAAGCTCAGGCGTGGCCTGGACGAGATCGTGGACCTCAAGGCCGAGATCGACGAGAACCTCTCCTTCATGGACGCCGCAGCCCTGGACCTCAAGGCGCTGGGCGCGGAGGAGGAAAAGGCCGCGACGGAACTCCGGGACGTCCTTGACAAGCTGAACAAGGCTCGTAAAAAGGCGGCCAAAACGCTCGCCATCCTCATCGTGGACGAGCTCCAGGACCTCGGCTTTTCCGAACACGTCAAGGTCCACTTCGATTTCGAGGCGCGTGAGCTTCATCCGGGCTGCCTGGACATGCGCGGCAGGCTCATGTGGGTGCCCAACCCCGGCCAGCCCGCCCAACCTTTGGAAAAGATCGCCTCGGGCGGCGAACTCTCCCGCTTCCTTCTGGCACTGGTAACCCTGCGCGGCAGCAACGAAGCCGAACCGGTCCTGCCGACTCTCATTTTCGACGAGGTGGACGCGGGCATCGGCGGCCTGACACTAAACTCCGTGGGAAACAAGCTGCGCGCCCTGGCCGACCGGCAGCAGATGCTGCTCATCACCCACTGGCCCCAGCTCGCGGGCAAGGCCGACCGGCATTTTCTCATCCAGAAGGAAGTCCTCGACGACGAGACCTACACCCGCTGCGACCGTCTCGAAGGCAAAAAGATAAAAGCGGAGCTCTCCCGCATGGCCGGAGGCGGCGAGCAGGGAGATGCCCTTGCGGAGAAGCTATGCAAGTAA
- a CDS encoding substrate-binding periplasmic protein: MSKTSRRHALKMIAAATASLTLAPSFSLAGSKTLVCNWNGTFPPYSMEQGGRMTGILVDCLDDILGKRMGYTLVHRAYPWSKAQELVQSGEGDTLCTNPTDEREQFMIFSEEAVIESAPSIFCDKDNPLLPGINAVQTLDDLKAFRQVDYKGNGWARKTFPPSLNVRYVDTLDQAFRLIKDGEADIFVGNGLAARYALKQSGLTLEFHARELPVGETSAFHFGLRKDYPDAQGVVEAFGEALDEAQLDGTPRKIIMSYL, translated from the coding sequence ATGTCCAAGACCTCCCGACGCCACGCCCTGAAAATGATCGCCGCGGCCACCGCTTCCCTGACCCTCGCGCCCTCTTTCTCCCTTGCCGGGAGCAAGACACTGGTCTGCAACTGGAACGGTACCTTTCCCCCCTATTCCATGGAACAAGGCGGCAGGATGACGGGAATCCTCGTGGACTGCCTGGACGACATTCTGGGCAAGCGCATGGGCTATACCCTGGTCCACAGAGCCTACCCCTGGAGCAAGGCGCAGGAACTGGTCCAATCCGGCGAGGGAGACACCCTGTGCACCAATCCGACCGATGAACGCGAACAGTTCATGATCTTTTCCGAGGAGGCGGTCATCGAGAGCGCTCCCTCCATCTTCTGCGACAAGGACAATCCGCTTCTGCCCGGAATCAACGCCGTACAAACCCTTGATGACCTCAAGGCATTCCGCCAGGTGGACTACAAGGGCAACGGCTGGGCGCGAAAGACCTTCCCTCCCTCCCTGAACGTCCGGTACGTGGACACCCTTGACCAGGCCTTTCGGCTCATCAAGGACGGCGAAGCCGACATCTTCGTGGGCAACGGACTGGCCGCCAGGTACGCCCTGAAGCAATCCGGCCTCACCCTGGAGTTCCACGCCCGCGAACTGCCCGTGGGAGAAACCTCGGCATTCCATTTCGGGCTGCGAAAGGATTATCCCGACGCACAAGGCGTGGTGGAAGCCTTTGGCGAGGCCCTTGACGAAGCCCAGCTCGACGGCACGCCCCGCAAAATAATCATGAGCTACCTCTAG
- a CDS encoding HD-GYP domain-containing protein: protein MSDTTPDSSMAEVYLQISPNILASFPKFRPPVDIYYFDDRVGRVKRYHEADKRLGTEGQALVATFASEGVLFLLRDDYRVYAKHLSKNLGLVLTEDDFTPQEVAEIFFQALSDRLNDFLAQPKEQPYEGLGKDISILVEYLWVDPARVECLVDCLHTEYDLAGHSVNTLFVGLALFIMALKGKLKRASLLSVAMGLILHDMGMTNVSKFILDNTSFLVRTDRESIENHIDAGLAKLKRLGVSDPIVLQCLTEHHERVDGSGYPQRLMNKSLSLPGRLCGVADSFSAIISERPYHEPMDRKKAALVLMKDAKRYDQALTKLLAVLLTQGVAPVLQAS from the coding sequence ATGAGTGATACGACGCCCGATTCCTCCATGGCCGAGGTTTATTTGCAGATCAGCCCGAATATCCTGGCCAGCTTTCCCAAGTTCCGTCCTCCGGTGGACATCTATTACTTTGATGACCGCGTTGGCCGGGTCAAGCGATACCATGAGGCCGATAAGCGGCTCGGCACCGAAGGGCAGGCTCTGGTAGCCACCTTCGCCAGCGAGGGCGTCCTGTTTCTCCTGCGTGACGACTACCGCGTCTACGCCAAGCATTTGAGCAAGAATCTCGGTCTGGTGCTTACCGAAGACGACTTCACCCCGCAGGAGGTGGCGGAGATATTCTTCCAGGCCTTGAGCGACAGGTTGAACGATTTTCTGGCGCAGCCCAAGGAGCAGCCTTACGAGGGACTGGGCAAGGATATTTCCATTCTGGTGGAGTACCTTTGGGTCGATCCGGCGCGGGTTGAGTGTCTTGTGGATTGCCTGCACACGGAATACGACCTGGCCGGACACAGCGTGAACACCCTTTTCGTGGGATTGGCCCTGTTCATCATGGCGCTCAAGGGCAAACTCAAGCGCGCTTCGCTGCTTTCCGTGGCCATGGGTTTGATTCTGCACGACATGGGCATGACCAACGTGTCCAAGTTCATTCTGGATAACACGAGTTTTCTGGTGCGCACTGATCGCGAATCCATTGAAAACCACATTGATGCGGGGCTTGCCAAGCTCAAACGGCTGGGCGTGTCCGACCCCATTGTGCTCCAGTGTCTGACCGAGCACCATGAACGCGTGGACGGATCGGGCTATCCCCAGCGGCTGATGAACAAGTCACTGTCCCTGCCGGGCCGGCTTTGCGGCGTGGCGGACTCCTTCTCCGCCATCATCAGCGAGCGCCCGTATCACGAGCCCATGGATCGGAAAAAAGCAGCCCTGGTGCTGATGAAGGACGCCAAACGGTACGATCAGGCTCTGACCAAGCTGCTGGCCGTTCTGCTTACACAGGGCGTGGCTCCGGTTCTCCAGGCAAGCTAG
- a CDS encoding MarC family protein: MLNLFISLYIKLFFLLTPFFVLSVFLSFIEGMDLVEQHRLAIRTTVAVLVISLILYFAGNPIFSTLGITLDGFRIGAGSLLFLSAVSLVSGKRPRPEPDDDADVAVVPLAIPITVGPATIGTLLILGAELGGATQKSVGAASLVAACLTVGVMLFSASAVKKIIGSMGLSVLTKITGLVLSAMAAQIVFTGVKNFLG, translated from the coding sequence ATGCTCAACCTTTTCATTTCCCTATACATTAAGCTGTTTTTCCTGCTGACGCCGTTCTTCGTGCTTTCGGTCTTTCTCTCCTTCATCGAGGGGATGGACCTGGTCGAGCAGCACCGGCTGGCCATCAGGACCACAGTGGCCGTACTGGTCATCTCACTGATCCTCTACTTCGCGGGCAACCCGATCTTCTCCACCCTGGGCATCACCCTGGACGGCTTCCGCATCGGCGCGGGATCACTTCTCTTCCTGTCCGCAGTCTCGCTGGTTTCGGGCAAACGCCCACGCCCGGAGCCGGACGATGATGCCGACGTGGCCGTGGTCCCGCTGGCCATCCCCATCACCGTGGGGCCGGCCACCATCGGTACGCTGCTCATCCTCGGTGCGGAGCTCGGCGGTGCGACGCAAAAGAGCGTGGGAGCGGCCTCGCTGGTGGCCGCCTGCCTGACCGTGGGGGTCATGCTCTTCTCCGCCTCTGCCGTGAAGAAAATAATTGGCTCCATGGGCCTGTCCGTGCTGACAAAAATCACCGGCTTGGTCCTTTCTGCCATGGCCGCGCAAATCGTCTTCACAGGCGTGAAAAACTTTCTCGGTTGA
- a CDS encoding glycogen-binding domain-containing protein: protein MSGNNTNRLLDAEMENILRSMPEKAVPEGFSARVMEGLEPKTPSLWLRFKLWLTRPRSLTFTPMQVVPAAACVAALLALGFWQVYGNGAAEDGMHLSTVRFVLNDAGGGAHTVSVIGSFNDWDAKRSVMWYDHEKKEWVLEACLPPGNHEYVFLVDGKKLVPDPQAVMTRDDGFGNKNSVLFVNGANEQAL, encoded by the coding sequence ATGTCCGGTAACAACACGAATCGGCTGTTGGATGCGGAAATGGAAAACATCCTGCGCTCCATGCCCGAGAAGGCGGTCCCCGAAGGGTTCTCCGCCCGGGTCATGGAAGGGCTCGAACCCAAGACGCCTTCACTTTGGCTCCGCTTCAAGCTGTGGCTGACCAGGCCCAGGTCCCTGACCTTCACGCCCATGCAGGTGGTGCCTGCCGCCGCGTGCGTCGCCGCACTGCTGGCGTTGGGCTTCTGGCAGGTCTACGGGAACGGCGCCGCCGAAGACGGCATGCACCTGTCCACGGTCCGTTTTGTGCTTAACGACGCGGGCGGCGGGGCGCATACGGTCTCGGTCATCGGCTCGTTCAATGACTGGGACGCCAAGCGCTCGGTCATGTGGTACGATCACGAAAAGAAGGAATGGGTCCTGGAGGCGTGCCTGCCTCCCGGCAATCATGAATATGTCTTTCTGGTGGACGGCAAGAAGCTCGTGCCCGATCCGCAGGCCGTCATGACCCGTGACGACGGGTTCGGAAACAAGAATTCGGTACTGTTCGTAAATGGAGCCAATGAGCAAGCACTTTAA
- a CDS encoding nitroreductase family protein — protein MPFDDNPVFQALLSRRSIRKYTDEPVSREEIAAILEAGRWAPSGLNNQPWRFLVVTRDDPRHEKLAECTKYSHIVRASAACICVLLEKEAMYNEMKDHQGAGACIQNMLLAIHALDLGAVWLGQIVNDQAASLGALGLDEATYELQAVLALGHPDQKGSSNRKELSELLLEEF, from the coding sequence ATGCCGTTTGACGACAATCCAGTTTTCCAGGCACTCCTCTCGCGCCGCTCCATCCGAAAGTACACGGACGAGCCGGTATCGCGGGAAGAGATCGCCGCCATCCTCGAAGCCGGCCGCTGGGCTCCCAGCGGGCTGAACAACCAGCCCTGGCGTTTTCTGGTCGTAACCAGGGACGATCCCCGGCACGAAAAACTGGCGGAATGCACCAAGTACTCCCATATCGTGCGGGCCTCCGCAGCCTGCATCTGCGTACTGCTGGAAAAAGAAGCCATGTACAACGAGATGAAGGACCACCAGGGCGCCGGAGCCTGCATCCAGAATATGCTCCTGGCCATCCACGCGCTGGATCTGGGCGCGGTCTGGCTCGGCCAGATAGTCAACGACCAGGCCGCATCCCTTGGTGCTCTCGGCCTGGACGAAGCCACCTACGAACTCCAGGCCGTCCTGGCCCTGGGCCATCCCGACCAGAAGGGAAGCTCCAACCGCAAGGAGCTGTCCGAACTGCTGCTGGAGGAATTCTGA
- a CDS encoding tetratricopeptide repeat protein — translation MKRVSVLGAALLLLLLVGGCVSSMYSQVMGPYYLKQQEYSEGIEAFTTRLKENPQDHVAAFYIGRYHLALNKPDKALPYLQKAAAMAPDNADYRFWIGVAHWAKLDFAEERKAYKAALKLDPDHISANLYLGHGYVDEGQWAKALARYDKVIELDPYNPEALYNRSVALEGLGKKAEEIAALKKFLEYYPDGSLAMRAATRLNLLGDFTYRNAIIGKRNVTIKSVVFKPGTDELVYESKESLQVVSAMMEVNDKLALHIVAYKDGDVAAAKARAHNVRNALLAGHPGISPSRLPLSWFGSAEPYELEGKSFSIKDSVQFITVTK, via the coding sequence GTGAAACGAGTTAGCGTATTGGGAGCGGCATTGCTGTTGCTGCTTCTGGTCGGCGGATGTGTCAGTAGCATGTATTCTCAGGTGATGGGCCCCTATTACCTGAAACAGCAGGAATACAGCGAAGGAATCGAGGCGTTCACCACGCGTCTCAAGGAAAACCCTCAGGATCATGTGGCCGCCTTCTACATCGGGCGTTACCACCTGGCCCTGAACAAGCCGGACAAGGCGTTGCCGTACTTGCAGAAAGCCGCGGCAATGGCGCCGGACAACGCCGACTACCGTTTCTGGATCGGCGTGGCGCACTGGGCGAAGCTGGACTTCGCCGAGGAGCGGAAAGCCTACAAGGCGGCGCTCAAGCTGGACCCGGATCATATTTCCGCCAACCTGTACCTCGGGCACGGCTATGTGGACGAGGGGCAGTGGGCGAAAGCACTGGCCCGGTATGACAAAGTCATAGAACTGGACCCATACAACCCCGAAGCCCTGTACAACAGGAGCGTGGCCCTGGAAGGGCTGGGGAAAAAGGCAGAGGAGATTGCGGCACTGAAGAAATTCCTTGAGTACTACCCGGACGGCAGTTTGGCCATGCGGGCGGCTACGAGACTCAATCTGCTTGGGGATTTCACCTACCGCAACGCGATCATAGGAAAACGGAACGTCACGATCAAAAGCGTGGTGTTCAAACCGGGGACGGATGAACTTGTGTACGAGAGCAAGGAATCGCTCCAGGTCGTCTCGGCGATGATGGAAGTGAACGACAAGCTCGCACTGCACATAGTGGCCTACAAGGACGGCGATGTCGCCGCCGCAAAGGCCCGGGCGCACAATGTCAGGAATGCTCTCCTGGCCGGCCATCCCGGAATATCCCCCTCAAGGCTGCCTCTGAGTTGGTTTGGCTCCGCCGAGCCCTATGAGCTGGAAGGCAAGAGCTTTTCCATAAAGGACTCGGTTCAGTTTATCACTGTGACCAAATAG